From the Opitutia bacterium genome, one window contains:
- a CDS encoding CTP synthase, translating into MKYIFVTGGVVSSLGKGLTAGSLGALLETRGLSVRIQKFDPYLNVDPGTMSPYQHGEVYVLDDGAETDLDLGHYERFTSGKLSRANSLSSGQIYEAVIAKERRGDYLGKTVQVIPHVTNEIKERIYKGGKGVDVLITEIGGTTGDIEGLPFIEALRQFALEVGPRECCFIHVTLVPWVNAAGEMKTKPTQQSVAKLREIGIQPHMVVCRCDHPLPLEMREKISMFCNVPVKAVIAAEDVESSIYELPLMLQKQGMDQIVCDLLGIKNKAPAKNIWIDIVHRIKSPKHTVNIGVVGKYIELQDAYKSVYESLAHAGIANHCRVNIVRVDAEDLENKSGLAALKKLDGILVPGGFGDRGIEGKIAAAKFARENKIPYWGLCLGMQVAVIEFTRNVLGLKKANSMEFDETTPDPVIALMDEQRNVVQKGGTMRLGAYACQLKAGTLARRAYGQDTVTERHRHRYEVNNDYLERLEKKGMVISGWNPKRGLVEVIELKDHPWFVGTQAHPEFQSKPNKAHPLFASFIAAAIKRHGAKK; encoded by the coding sequence GTGAAGTATATTTTCGTCACAGGCGGTGTGGTTTCATCTTTGGGCAAGGGTCTCACGGCGGGCTCGCTCGGCGCGTTGCTCGAGACGCGCGGGCTGTCCGTGCGCATCCAGAAGTTCGACCCTTACCTCAATGTCGATCCGGGCACGATGAGCCCGTATCAGCACGGCGAGGTTTACGTGCTCGACGACGGCGCGGAGACCGACCTCGACCTCGGTCACTACGAGCGTTTCACGAGCGGCAAACTCAGCCGCGCGAATTCGCTTTCGTCCGGCCAGATCTACGAGGCCGTGATCGCGAAGGAGCGCCGCGGCGATTATCTCGGGAAAACCGTGCAGGTGATCCCGCACGTTACGAACGAGATCAAGGAACGCATCTACAAGGGCGGCAAGGGCGTCGACGTGCTCATCACCGAGATCGGCGGCACGACCGGCGACATCGAGGGCCTGCCGTTCATCGAAGCGCTGCGGCAATTCGCGCTCGAGGTCGGTCCGCGCGAGTGCTGCTTCATCCACGTCACGCTCGTCCCGTGGGTCAACGCCGCGGGCGAGATGAAGACCAAGCCCACGCAGCAATCCGTCGCGAAGCTCCGCGAGATCGGCATCCAGCCACACATGGTCGTGTGTCGTTGCGATCACCCGCTGCCGCTCGAGATGCGCGAGAAAATTTCGATGTTCTGCAACGTCCCCGTGAAGGCCGTCATCGCCGCCGAGGACGTCGAGTCGTCGATCTACGAGCTGCCGCTCATGCTCCAGAAACAGGGCATGGACCAGATCGTGTGCGACCTGCTCGGCATCAAAAACAAGGCGCCCGCGAAAAACATCTGGATCGACATCGTCCACCGCATCAAGTCGCCGAAGCACACGGTGAACATCGGCGTGGTCGGCAAATACATCGAGCTCCAGGACGCCTACAAATCCGTCTACGAGTCGCTCGCGCACGCGGGCATCGCGAACCATTGCCGCGTGAACATCGTCCGCGTCGACGCCGAGGATCTCGAAAATAAGTCCGGCCTCGCCGCGCTGAAGAAGCTCGACGGCATTCTCGTTCCCGGCGGCTTCGGCGATCGCGGCATCGAGGGCAAGATCGCGGCCGCGAAGTTCGCGCGCGAAAACAAGATTCCGTATTGGGGCCTCTGCCTCGGCATGCAGGTCGCCGTGATCGAGTTCACCCGCAACGTCCTCGGCCTGAAGAAAGCGAACTCGATGGAGTTCGACGAGACGACGCCCGATCCGGTCATCGCCCTCATGGACGAGCAGCGCAACGTGGTCCAAAAGGGTGGCACGATGCGCCTCGGCGCCTACGCCTGCCAGCTCAAGGCCGGCACGCTCGCGCGCCGCGCCTACGGCCAGGACACCGTCACCGAGCGCCACCGCCACCGCTACGAGGTGAACAACGACTACCTCGAACGCCTCGAGAAAAAGGGCATGGTCATCTCCGGCTGGAATCCGAAGCGCGGCCTCGTCGAGGTCATCGAGCTGAAGGACCACCCGTGGTTCGTCGGCACGCAGGCGCATCCGGAGTTTCAATCGAAGCCCAACAAGGCGCATCCGCTGTTCGCGTCCTTCATCGCCGCCGCCATCAAGCGCCACGGCGCGAAGAAATGA
- the kdsA gene encoding 3-deoxy-8-phosphooctulonate synthase gives MIFDSKKLLLIAGPCSLENETVCRAVATTLKQLAVEHRELNIIFKGSFDKANRTSLGGDRGTGMEEGLKLLALIKREFGFPVLTDIHERQQAEPVAAVCDVLQIPAFLCRQTDLLLAAAATGKTVNVKKGQFLSPQEMEFVVGKLRDGHAAEIWQTERGTTFGYQNLVVDMRSFAMMKALGYPAIFDATHSVQLPGAAGGKSGGRREFVPPLAKAALAAGADGLFIETHPDPANAISDGPNMIPLPDLPKLIAQCLAIWRAARS, from the coding sequence ATGATTTTCGATTCGAAGAAGCTCCTCCTCATCGCCGGCCCGTGTTCGCTCGAGAACGAGACCGTCTGCCGCGCCGTCGCCACGACGCTGAAGCAGCTCGCGGTCGAGCACCGTGAGCTGAACATCATCTTCAAGGGCTCTTTCGACAAAGCCAACCGCACCTCACTCGGCGGCGATCGCGGCACTGGCATGGAGGAAGGGCTGAAACTCCTCGCGCTCATCAAGCGCGAGTTCGGTTTCCCTGTGCTCACCGACATCCACGAGCGTCAGCAAGCGGAGCCCGTCGCCGCCGTGTGCGACGTGTTGCAAATCCCCGCGTTCCTCTGCCGGCAGACCGATCTGCTCCTCGCCGCCGCCGCGACCGGCAAGACGGTGAACGTGAAGAAGGGCCAGTTCCTCTCGCCGCAGGAAATGGAGTTCGTCGTCGGCAAGCTCCGCGATGGCCACGCCGCCGAGATCTGGCAAACCGAGCGCGGCACGACCTTCGGTTATCAGAACCTCGTCGTCGACATGCGCTCCTTCGCGATGATGAAGGCGCTCGGCTATCCCGCGATCTTCGACGCCACGCACAGCGTGCAGCTGCCCGGCGCCGCCGGGGGCAAATCGGGCGGACGCCGCGAATTCGTGCCGCCGCTCGCCAAGGCCGCGCTCGCGGCGGGCGCCGACGGCCTCTTCATCGAGACGCATCCCGATCCCGCCAACGCGATCTCCGACGGCCCGAACATGATTCCACTGCCGGATCTGCCGAAGCTCATCGCGCAATGCCTCGCCATCTGGCGCGCCGCGCGCAGTTGA
- a CDS encoding adenosine kinase has protein sequence MAKHTAAHTFELIGVGNPIMDLLAHVDDAFLKQYVAGDKGGMVLVDDADIVTLLHRLGDRIAMMPGGSAANTTLGATKLGLKTTFLGKIGGDITAEHYFENFVAAGGDGSRFKRAVLPNGRCLSMVTPDGQRTMRTHLGAAMTLSPDEITIADFKGCRHAHIEGYLLFNPALAQKVVDTARAAGCTISLDLASFEVVNVARDWIFEQLRAGLDVVIGNEDEAKALFRREDAYDAYARELAQFGGIAAVKMGKDGAWVAQGSELHRIFPVRVERVIDTTGAGDAWAAGFLYGYLRGKSLALAGAIGSRMGAETVQHLGASIPDIHWPRLRAHAEDFGKP, from the coding sequence ATGGCCAAGCACACCGCAGCGCACACCTTCGAACTCATCGGCGTCGGCAATCCCATCATGGATCTGCTCGCGCACGTCGACGACGCGTTCCTCAAGCAATACGTCGCCGGCGACAAGGGCGGCATGGTGCTCGTCGACGACGCCGACATCGTCACGCTTCTCCACCGCCTCGGCGATCGCATCGCCATGATGCCCGGCGGCTCCGCGGCGAACACCACGCTCGGCGCCACCAAGCTCGGCCTGAAAACCACCTTCCTCGGCAAAATCGGCGGCGACATCACCGCCGAGCACTACTTCGAGAACTTCGTCGCCGCCGGCGGCGACGGCTCGCGCTTCAAGCGCGCCGTGCTCCCCAACGGCCGCTGCCTGTCCATGGTCACGCCCGACGGCCAGCGCACCATGCGCACGCACCTCGGCGCCGCCATGACGCTCAGCCCCGACGAGATCACCATTGCCGATTTCAAAGGCTGCCGCCACGCGCACATCGAAGGCTACCTGCTCTTCAACCCCGCGCTCGCACAGAAGGTCGTCGACACCGCGCGCGCCGCCGGCTGCACGATCAGCCTCGACCTCGCGTCCTTCGAAGTCGTCAACGTCGCCCGCGATTGGATTTTCGAGCAACTCCGCGCCGGCCTCGACGTCGTCATCGGCAACGAAGACGAGGCGAAAGCGCTCTTCCGTCGCGAAGATGCCTACGACGCCTATGCCCGCGAACTCGCCCAGTTCGGCGGCATCGCCGCCGTGAAGATGGGCAAGGACGGCGCATGGGTCGCCCAAGGCAGCGAGCTGCACCGCATCTTCCCCGTCCGCGTCGAGCGCGTGATCGACACCACCGGCGCTGGCGACGCGTGGGCGGCCGGCTTCCTCTACGGCTACCTCCGCGGCAAATCGCTCGCCCTCGCCGGCGCGATCGGCTCGCGCATGGGCGCCGAAACCGTGCAACACCTCGGCGCCTCGATCCCCGACATCCACTGGCCGCGCCTCCGCGCCCACGCGGAGGATTTCGGGAAGCCGTAA
- a CDS encoding biotin--[acetyl-CoA-carboxylase] ligase — MPESDTDVVILREFLAHPGELVPGTRLAKQLGITRVAVFFHLKRLIEEGFVIESEPRKGYRLIAPPDKLHEALIRTHLGRTRAPHLVCLDTVDSTNSEAERRLAADEPLPLAILAREQTRGRGRRGRAWHSAANGNLYVTFVWRPQLEPARLQDFTLWAGVSVCELVENFCRLTPRLKWPNDLMIDGRKAGGMLTEARIDADQVRDLVFGLGLNVNGRHADLPVDLRRLATSLAEARGEPLDLNRFAAALISRITQAYAQFIDGSYRTRFADLWNRYDLLRGKPVTVIQGHRTVRGSAMGIDDEGSLIVRTDAGPTERFRAGEVTLGKDAV, encoded by the coding sequence GTGCCTGAGTCCGACACCGACGTCGTCATCCTCCGCGAATTTCTCGCCCACCCCGGCGAACTCGTCCCCGGCACCCGGCTCGCGAAACAACTCGGCATCACGCGCGTCGCCGTCTTCTTCCACCTGAAGCGACTGATCGAGGAAGGCTTCGTCATCGAGTCCGAGCCGCGCAAGGGCTACCGCCTGATCGCACCGCCCGACAAACTCCACGAGGCGCTCATCCGCACACACCTCGGCCGCACGCGCGCGCCGCACCTCGTGTGCCTCGACACCGTCGACAGCACCAACAGCGAAGCCGAGCGCCGCCTCGCCGCCGACGAGCCCCTGCCGCTCGCCATCCTCGCGCGCGAACAAACGCGCGGCCGCGGCCGACGAGGGCGCGCGTGGCACAGCGCCGCCAACGGCAACCTCTACGTCACCTTCGTCTGGCGCCCGCAACTCGAGCCGGCGCGCCTGCAGGATTTCACGCTGTGGGCCGGCGTCAGCGTGTGCGAGCTCGTGGAGAATTTCTGCCGCCTCACACCGCGCCTCAAGTGGCCGAATGACCTCATGATCGATGGCCGCAAAGCCGGCGGCATGCTCACCGAAGCGCGCATCGACGCCGACCAGGTGCGCGACCTCGTCTTCGGCCTCGGGCTGAACGTCAACGGCCGCCACGCCGACCTGCCCGTCGACCTGCGCCGCCTCGCCACTTCGCTCGCCGAGGCGCGCGGCGAGCCGCTCGACCTCAACCGCTTCGCCGCCGCGCTCATCAGCCGCATCACGCAAGCCTACGCGCAGTTCATCGACGGTTCCTATCGCACGCGCTTCGCCGATCTCTGGAACCGTTACGACCTGCTCCGCGGCAAGCCCGTCACGGTCATTCAAGGCCACCGCACCGTGCGCGGCTCGGCCATGGGCATCGACGACGAAGGCTCGCTCATCGTGCGCACGGACGCCGGTCCGACGGAACGGTTCCGCGCCGGCGAGGTCACGTTAGGCAAGGATGCGGTCTGA